In Flagellatimonas centrodinii, a single window of DNA contains:
- a CDS encoding ATP-dependent zinc protease family protein has translation MNSVVAAVLAAALLSACLISPAFAAEGDDDRARHLDILGWVEFVEFVDPNIRLKAKLDTGATTSSLNALNQKRFKRNGKEWIRFDVEDPDEPENRVTFEAPVVRNVRIRRHNDETQRRPVVKLGMCVGRIYRERQFSLIDRTEFVYQVLVGRNFLRDHALVDSGETFLSDPRCKALEDQHADKRNKD, from the coding sequence ATGAATTCAGTTGTAGCTGCGGTGCTCGCTGCCGCTCTCCTCAGCGCCTGCCTCATCTCGCCCGCCTTCGCAGCAGAGGGCGACGACGACCGCGCCCGCCACCTCGATATCCTTGGCTGGGTGGAATTCGTCGAGTTCGTCGACCCGAATATCCGGCTCAAGGCCAAGCTCGATACCGGCGCGACCACCTCGTCACTCAATGCCTTGAACCAAAAGCGATTCAAGCGCAATGGCAAGGAATGGATCCGCTTCGATGTGGAGGATCCGGATGAGCCCGAGAACCGGGTGACCTTCGAGGCGCCAGTGGTACGCAACGTGCGTATCCGCCGCCACAACGACGAGACCCAACGGCGGCCGGTGGTCAAACTCGGCATGTGCGTGGGGCGGATCTATCGCGAGCGCCAGTTCTCGCTGATCGACCGCACCGAATTCGTGTACCAGGTGCTGGTCGGGCGCAACTTTCTACGCGACCATGCGCTTGTTGATTCGGGCGAGACCTTTCTCTCCGATCCCCGCTGCAAGGCGCTGGAAGACCAACATGCCGACAAACGCAACAAAGACTGA